Proteins encoded by one window of bacterium:
- the cmr1 gene encoding type III-B CRISPR module RAMP protein Cmr1: MIQFVNVKLVTPAICGGAKPRELDESHVLRPPEIRGMLRFWTRALANGAGLDMRQCEAELFGSTNYGQKLGILPVIMSNLKNELELFPHKTRDYVDNHRTEQMIQRLLQRYDNDSDRVSKDLRSKTEMILAGDHIISLRFRLDNLEKQWKDKFIAVLWTWLHLGAIGRRSRRGYGSLVWEPNKNDLLSEKFNFNSDLNLLDESSLLEYLKSGLAIVESIWGAPKNSTRKSSHPTGVFKLAAIDQVFVGHVLKDDAGNSARYSAQPDGMQAIIHGMHVDTRSSISGEKEEMGFVRGRNNKLSSPMLWRLFPCAMGFVPVMTWSPKNVITITSGTAMYTYLYNKLGFKKSLLGNTL, translated from the coding sequence ATGATTCAGTTTGTCAATGTCAAACTGGTTACGCCAGCCATATGCGGTGGCGCCAAGCCCAGAGAATTGGATGAATCACATGTCCTGCGGCCGCCGGAAATCAGAGGTATGTTGCGCTTTTGGACCAGAGCTTTGGCTAATGGCGCGGGATTAGACATGCGTCAATGCGAAGCCGAGCTATTTGGAAGTACCAATTACGGACAAAAACTAGGGATATTGCCCGTAATCATGTCCAATTTAAAAAATGAGTTGGAGCTTTTCCCGCATAAGACACGGGATTATGTTGATAATCACCGGACAGAGCAAATGATCCAAAGACTACTTCAACGTTATGACAATGATTCCGATCGAGTATCTAAAGATTTAAGAAGTAAAACAGAAATGATCCTTGCTGGTGATCATATCATCAGCCTGCGCTTTCGGCTGGATAACCTTGAAAAACAATGGAAGGATAAATTCATTGCTGTCTTATGGACATGGCTGCATCTTGGCGCCATCGGACGACGTTCTCGCCGTGGATACGGGTCATTAGTCTGGGAGCCAAACAAAAATGATTTACTTTCCGAAAAATTCAATTTCAACTCAGATCTCAATCTGCTCGATGAATCTTCTCTCTTAGAATATTTAAAAAGTGGCTTGGCGATCGTAGAATCAATATGGGGCGCTCCTAAAAATTCAACACGTAAAAGCTCTCATCCTACCGGCGTTTTTAAACTGGCTGCTATTGATCAAGTATTCGTTGGACATGTTCTGAAAGATGATGCCGGAAATTCGGCTCGATACTCTGCTCAACCTGATGGCATGCAAGCGATTATTCATGGCATGCATGTTGACACAAGAAGCAGTATCTCCGGAGAAAAAGAGGAGATGGGATTTGTCCGGGGAAGAAATAATAAATTATCTTCTCCCATGCTCTGGCGTCTTTTCCCGTGTGCGATGGGATTTGTGCCTGTTATGACCTGGTCGCCTAAAAATGTCATAACAATCACTTCAGGGACGGCGATGTATACTTACCTCTATAATAAATTAGGTTTTAAAAAATCTCTTCTGGGAAACACTCTCTAG
- a CDS encoding RNA-directed DNA polymerase: protein MHDLFNNICSYPTLFSAWQRVLENHGCRGSDGVTIERFAENHEARLAALSKDLAVERYHPFPLSRFPVPKRHRASFRYLSVPTVRDRVAQAAAYLVTKDLFEAEFENTSHAYRENRGLRTAFQQIRQWYDKGYRYAVDADIDAFFDNVDHGLLLNKLEKIITEPALLKVFRKWISAEVYDGQCIWTLEKGIPQGSVVSPMLANLFLDELDEMFIAFDRRIVRFADDFLVLSKTESEAEENIRLTDMILEELELEMNPVKTTIVSFDRGFKFLGSIFLHREIYWPEWQKKSKDFQVTLPPALTLKSYLELKNR from the coding sequence TTGCATGATCTTTTTAACAACATCTGCTCCTACCCCACCCTCTTCTCCGCCTGGCAGCGTGTTCTTGAGAATCATGGCTGCCGCGGCAGCGACGGCGTCACCATCGAACGGTTTGCCGAGAATCATGAGGCCCGACTCGCCGCTTTGAGCAAGGACCTGGCCGTTGAACGTTACCATCCTTTCCCCCTATCGCGTTTTCCTGTGCCCAAGAGGCATCGTGCCAGTTTTCGTTATCTCTCTGTTCCCACTGTGCGTGATCGCGTAGCTCAAGCAGCTGCCTATCTCGTGACCAAAGATCTTTTCGAGGCTGAATTTGAAAACACCTCCCATGCCTACCGGGAAAACCGCGGCTTGCGGACCGCCTTTCAACAGATCAGACAGTGGTATGACAAAGGCTATCGCTATGCCGTGGATGCGGACATCGATGCCTTTTTTGACAACGTCGACCATGGCCTTTTGCTGAACAAGTTGGAAAAAATTATCACAGAGCCGGCATTGCTCAAAGTATTCAGGAAATGGATTTCCGCTGAGGTCTATGACGGCCAGTGCATCTGGACTCTGGAAAAAGGCATTCCCCAGGGTTCCGTGGTTTCGCCGATGTTAGCCAATCTTTTCCTCGATGAACTGGATGAGATGTTCATAGCCTTTGATCGTCGCATTGTACGCTTTGCCGACGATTTTTTGGTGCTCAGTAAAACAGAATCAGAGGCGGAAGAGAACATACGGTTGACTGATATGATTCTTGAGGAACTCGAACTTGAAATGAATCCGGTTAAAACAACTATTGTGTCATTCGATCGTGGATTCAAATTTTTAGGTTCTATATTTCTTCATCGTGAAATTTACTGGCCTGAATGGCAAAAAAAATCCAAGGATTTTCAAGTGACGCTTCCTCCTGCTCTGACGCTGAAAAGCTACCTGGAGTTGAAAAACCGATAG